Genomic window (Nitrosophilus kaiyonis):
TAACTATTTCATTTTTACTCATTCCCATTTCAAATGGGGCAGTTAAAGGTCCTAAAGCTTGCTCTTCTACACTTTTTGCTCTAGCATCCCAAAATTGAAATTTCTGCAAAGCAGCATTTAAAACTGTTGGAGAGTTTAAATGATGAGGATTTTTTTGATTTTTAATACCAATGGCAGTAGGTAAGTTATCATCTCCCCCATCTTCTAAAATATGACATTTTGCACAATTAATAGAATAATCTTTTGATAATATAGGATCAAAAAAAAGTTTTTCGCCTAGGGCTATTTTATCTTTAGTTATAGGATTTTCTTTTGAATCTACTAATTTTAAAAGTTCATCAAAATTTTTTGGATTAGGTAAAAGGTTATTTGATAAAGCTTTTTTTCTAAGTTCATTAGGCGAAATATTATAATCTTCTTCTGGATAAAGATTTGTAAAAGAAGCAATTAAAAAAGGAAAAGATATCATTAAAAAAGGTAAAATAAAAAAGAAAAAAAGCTTTTTTTTCATAATTGCTCCTTATACGTTAAATCTAAAATGCATAACATCGCCATCTTGAACAATATAATCTTTTCCTTCAAGTCTCATTTTTCCAGCCTCTTTGGCCCCTTGCTCTCCGCCATATTTTATAAAATCATCATAACTTATAACCTCAGCTCTAATAAATCCTTTTTCAAAATCTCCATGAATTACTCCTGCAGCTTTTGGGGCAGTCCAACCTTTTACTATTGTCCAGCTTCTAACCTCTTTAACTCCAGCAGTAAAATAGCTTATAAGACCAAGTCTATTAAAAGCAGTTCTTATAATTTTATCTAGTCCACTCTCTTCAACTCCCATCTCATTTAAAAGCTCTTTTGCTTCCTCTTCGTCTAATCCAACAAGCTCTTCTTCAAGTTTAGCACAAAGCTTTATAACATCTGCACCAACTTCATTTGCATATTTTTTAACCTGTTTTACATACTCATTATCTTCAAGCATACCCTCTTCATCAACATTTGCACCAAAAATAACAGGTTTTGCACTTAAAAATCTAAGTTCTTTATTTAAAATCTCAAAATTTTCATCTTTTTTTTCAAAAGTTCTAACTGGTTTTAACTCTTCAAGATGTTTTTTAAGCTCATTTGCTATATCTAATAAAGGCACTATTTTTTTATCTGCTTTTGCCTGTTTTTGCAGTCTTTCAATTTTTCTCTCAAGTTGCTGTATATCAGCAAAAATCAGTTCACTCTCAATAATTTCTATATCTCTAATTGGATCAACGCTTCCTTCAACATGTGTTATATTTCCATCTTCGAAACATCTTACCATATGAAGTATCATATCAGTTTCTCTAATATTGCTTAAAAACTGATTACCAAGTCCCTCTCCTTTGCTAGCACCTTTTACAAGTCCAGCAATATCAACAAAATCTATAGTAGAGTGTTGAATTCTTTGAGGATTTACTATTTTTGCTAACTCATCAAGCCTGTTATCAGGAACTGGAACAACAGCTTTATTTGGTTCAATTGTACAAAAAGGATAATTTTGCGCCTCCGCATTTTGTGCTTTTGTTAATGCATTAAAAGTTGTTGATTTACCCACATTTGGAAGTCCTACAATACCTACACTTAAACCCATATTTTTCCTTAAAGTTTTTTTAATTTTGTGGAATTATAGCATAATTTAGTCGATTGAGGTGAGTGAGGTGATAAGGGGGTAAGGTGGTAAGTAGTGAAGCGGTGAAGCGGGAAAGTGGAATAAGATCATAGTGATAGAGTTAAGAGCTA
Coding sequences:
- the ychF gene encoding redox-regulated ATPase YchF, producing MGLSVGIVGLPNVGKSTTFNALTKAQNAEAQNYPFCTIEPNKAVVPVPDNRLDELAKIVNPQRIQHSTIDFVDIAGLVKGASKGEGLGNQFLSNIRETDMILHMVRCFEDGNITHVEGSVDPIRDIEIIESELIFADIQQLERKIERLQKQAKADKKIVPLLDIANELKKHLEELKPVRTFEKKDENFEILNKELRFLSAKPVIFGANVDEEGMLEDNEYVKQVKKYANEVGADVIKLCAKLEEELVGLDEEEAKELLNEMGVEESGLDKIIRTAFNRLGLISYFTAGVKEVRSWTIVKGWTAPKAAGVIHGDFEKGFIRAEVISYDDFIKYGGEQGAKEAGKMRLEGKDYIVQDGDVMHFRFNV